One genomic segment of Streptomyces niveus includes these proteins:
- a CDS encoding aminotransferase class I/II-fold pyridoxal phosphate-dependent enzyme, producing MGTAGTPGPVHEGRGPVRYGPLAPDVGLPALPELVAVLADAAGRTSPEPPGGGPVLREAACGYWSRRGLPTHPQEAAVAAGPQPLLLALLAAHGGDVLMPRPHPASWAPQARLLGRPVFQVPTPAECGGVPDPYALLETVRRVRAEGGTPRLLLLSIADDPTGTVAPPELLREACEAAVGEGLHIISDETWRDTLHRPRETVPLSPAEMWPDDVTVFFDLAGAFTPASWPAAVARFPATSGGALRRARTLDRLTALGALVAGPVAAAAAHALDEPPAVTERVAAATALHARVAGAVHHAVLTAGALTRPPAAGRHLYADLGPARRSLAARGVGDSMELEEFLSERLGIQIPGGHRFGDELGALRVRLATGPLLGPTAEDRTESLTAANPLELPHVAEALNTLTTVLTEAREFPRR from the coding sequence ATGGGGACGGCGGGAACTCCTGGGCCGGTTCACGAGGGGCGCGGGCCCGTACGGTACGGGCCCCTGGCCCCGGACGTCGGCCTGCCCGCGCTGCCCGAACTCGTCGCCGTACTCGCGGACGCGGCGGGCCGGACGTCTCCCGAGCCGCCCGGCGGCGGCCCCGTGCTGCGCGAGGCGGCCTGCGGCTACTGGTCCAGACGCGGCCTGCCCACGCATCCCCAGGAGGCCGCGGTCGCGGCCGGCCCGCAGCCGCTGCTCCTCGCGCTGCTCGCCGCGCATGGCGGCGACGTCCTGATGCCCCGCCCGCACCCCGCCTCCTGGGCGCCGCAGGCCAGACTCCTGGGCAGGCCCGTCTTCCAGGTGCCGACGCCCGCCGAGTGCGGCGGCGTACCCGATCCGTACGCCCTCCTGGAGACGGTGCGCCGCGTACGGGCCGAGGGCGGCACACCACGGCTGCTGCTGCTCTCGATCGCCGACGACCCGACCGGCACCGTCGCCCCGCCCGAACTCCTCAGGGAGGCGTGCGAGGCCGCGGTGGGCGAGGGCCTGCACATCATCAGCGACGAGACGTGGCGCGACACCCTGCACCGGCCGCGCGAGACGGTGCCGCTCAGCCCGGCCGAGATGTGGCCCGACGACGTCACGGTCTTCTTCGACCTGGCGGGCGCGTTCACCCCGGCGTCGTGGCCCGCCGCCGTCGCGCGCTTCCCCGCCACGTCCGGCGGCGCACTGCGCCGGGCCAGGACGCTGGACCGCCTCACCGCGCTGGGCGCGCTCGTCGCGGGGCCGGTCGCCGCCGCTGCCGCCCACGCGCTGGACGAGCCGCCGGCCGTGACCGAGCGGGTCGCCGCCGCGACGGCGCTGCACGCGCGCGTGGCCGGCGCCGTACACCACGCCGTACTCACCGCCGGGGCGCTGACCAGACCCCCGGCGGCGGGCCGCCACCTCTACGCGGACCTCGGACCCGCGCGCCGTTCTCTCGCCGCACGCGGGGTGGGCGACTCCATGGAACTCGAAGAGTTCCTGAGCGAACGGCTGGGCATCCAGATCCCCGGCGGCCACCGCTTCGGCGACGAACTGGGCGCCCTGCGGGTCCGCCTCGCCACCGGCCCCCTGCTCGGCCCGACCGCGGAGGACCGGACGGAGTCCCTCACCGCGGCGAACCCCCTGGAGCTGCCCCATGTCGCCGAAGCGCTCAACACCCTGACGACGGTTCTGACGGAGGCCCGCGAGTTCCCGCGACGGTAG
- a CDS encoding TIGR03086 family metal-binding protein translates to MDDPLLDRHGEALDLFTDRVHAVGADQWRAGTPCAEWSVRDLVNHLTSEQLWVPPLVSEGRTMAEVGDAFDGDVLGDDPVATWDRAAAAARAAFAERGALDRTVRLSYGVTPVAAYCSQMVLDAVVHTWDLSRGIGVNERLPKPLVDFALKEVEPYAGSLSGSGLFDAPLEPPPGADAQTRLLAMLGRESGPSAG, encoded by the coding sequence ATGGACGATCCACTGCTGGACCGGCACGGCGAGGCGCTCGACCTCTTCACGGACCGGGTGCACGCCGTCGGCGCGGACCAGTGGAGGGCGGGAACGCCCTGCGCCGAATGGTCCGTACGCGACCTGGTCAACCATCTGACGTCCGAGCAGCTCTGGGTGCCCCCGCTGGTGAGCGAGGGCCGGACCATGGCCGAGGTGGGCGACGCCTTCGACGGCGACGTACTGGGCGACGACCCGGTCGCCACCTGGGACCGCGCCGCGGCGGCGGCGCGCGCCGCGTTCGCCGAGCGGGGCGCGCTGGACCGCACGGTTCGGCTCTCGTACGGCGTGACCCCGGTCGCCGCCTACTGCTCGCAGATGGTGCTCGACGCCGTGGTCCACACCTGGGACCTGTCGCGCGGGATCGGTGTGAACGAGCGGCTGCCGAAACCGCTGGTGGACTTCGCGCTGAAGGAGGTCGAGCCGTACGCGGGCAGCCTCTCGGGCAGCGGTCTGTTCGACGCCCCGCTGGAGCCACCGCCGGGCGCCGACGCGCAGACCCGTCTGCTGGCGATGCTGGGCCGTGAATCCGGCCCGTCCGCCGGCTGA
- a CDS encoding bifunctional phosphatase PAP2/diacylglycerol kinase family protein: MSDIYAGRTPADPGTRSRIAALLTGWDQRVFSSAADRHWPGAGPVLPRLSRSANHGLLWFGAAAGIALVGRGQRSRRAALRGVASLAVASAAINTVGKRSVRRRRPVLDAVPVIRQLKRQPITTSFPSGHAASAAAFATGVALESKGWGAVVAPIAFSVAASRVYTGVHYPSDVLVGAALGVGAAYAVRGIVPTRSQLPSPGRPHAQAPVLPAGEDMVIVVNRASGSSDAAGVLHDALPLAEFVECDPEQVNTELEKAAERCRALGIVGGDGTVNRAAVVAARHGLPLAVFPGGTLNHFAYDLGIEDFHDTCRAIAEGDAVRVDLGRFTGPDGVSGHFLNTFSLGVYPELVRVREHWGPRIGGWPAGVLAAAKVLRGQHQLEAEFEGRQRSLWMLFAGNGIYQRFGFTPGHRLDLADGLLDVRVVHGGSFPSLRLLAAAAAGPLSRSPVHAAERMRRVRIKGIAPGTPLAFDGEVAESPAELTIDKANEGLTVYRPRAFQ; this comes from the coding sequence ATGTCTGACATCTACGCGGGACGCACCCCGGCCGATCCCGGCACCCGGAGCCGGATCGCCGCCCTGCTCACCGGCTGGGACCAGCGGGTCTTCAGCTCGGCGGCGGACCGGCACTGGCCGGGCGCCGGCCCTGTGCTGCCCCGGCTCAGCCGCTCGGCGAACCACGGTCTCCTCTGGTTCGGCGCCGCCGCCGGGATCGCTCTCGTCGGACGCGGTCAGCGCTCCCGCCGCGCCGCTCTGCGCGGCGTGGCCTCGCTGGCCGTCGCGTCGGCCGCCATCAACACCGTCGGCAAGCGGTCGGTACGCCGCCGCCGGCCCGTCCTGGACGCCGTACCGGTGATAAGGCAGCTGAAGCGGCAGCCGATCACCACCTCCTTCCCGTCCGGGCACGCGGCTTCGGCCGCCGCCTTCGCCACGGGGGTCGCCCTGGAGTCGAAGGGCTGGGGCGCGGTGGTGGCGCCGATCGCGTTCTCCGTCGCGGCGTCCCGCGTCTACACCGGCGTGCACTACCCGAGCGACGTACTGGTGGGCGCCGCGCTCGGGGTGGGGGCGGCGTACGCGGTACGGGGCATCGTGCCGACCCGCTCGCAGCTGCCCTCGCCGGGGCGGCCGCACGCGCAGGCGCCGGTCCTGCCCGCCGGCGAGGACATGGTGATCGTCGTCAACCGCGCGTCGGGCTCGTCGGACGCGGCCGGCGTGCTGCACGACGCGCTGCCGCTCGCGGAGTTCGTGGAGTGCGATCCCGAGCAGGTGAACACGGAGCTGGAGAAGGCGGCGGAGCGGTGCCGCGCGCTGGGCATCGTCGGCGGTGACGGCACCGTCAACCGGGCCGCGGTGGTCGCCGCCCGGCACGGCCTGCCGCTGGCGGTGTTCCCCGGCGGCACGCTGAACCACTTCGCGTACGACCTCGGGATCGAGGACTTCCACGACACGTGCCGCGCGATCGCGGAGGGTGACGCGGTCCGCGTGGACCTCGGGCGGTTCACGGGTCCCGACGGGGTCAGCGGGCACTTCCTCAACACCTTCAGCCTGGGTGTGTATCCGGAGCTGGTGCGTGTACGGGAGCACTGGGGGCCGCGGATCGGCGGCTGGCCCGCCGGGGTGCTCGCGGCGGCGAAGGTGCTGCGCGGCCAGCATCAGCTGGAGGCGGAGTTCGAGGGCCGGCAGCGGTCCCTGTGGATGCTGTTCGCCGGGAACGGCATCTACCAGCGCTTCGGGTTCACACCCGGCCACCGGCTCGACCTGGCGGACGGGCTGCTGGACGTCCGGGTCGTGCACGGCGGCAGCTTCCCGAGTCTGCGGCTGCTGGCCGCTGCGGCGGCAGGTCCGCTGAGCCGGTCGCCGGTGCACGCGGCGGAGCGGATGCGGCGGGTGCGGATCAAGGGCATCGCGCCCGGTACGCCGCTGGCCTTCGACGGCGAAGTCGCCGAGTCACCGGCCGAGTTGACGA